From the Pseudoalteromonas tunicata genome, one window contains:
- a CDS encoding enoyl-CoA hydratase/isomerase family protein, translated as MSAVIFREVEAISGLKIGIATLNAEKSLNALNFEMVSLLTPQLKLWQSDKTIAMVLLQGAGEKAFCAGGDVVSLYKAMNDATKNEYVERFFSAEYELDYLIHCFEKPLLVWGNGIIMGGGLGLMAGASHRVVTETSRIAMPEITIGLYPDVGGSYFLTKMPEQLGLFLGLTGASINSEDAKYVGLADYFLKAEFKNKLFDELVVTNWGQTVALNHQKLDSVLLKLQQESGKPLQSNIKANLAVIKQMNALATLNEKISFLANVDTDNVWLQKAIKSLKHGSPLSMCLIEQQLIRGQDLPLAECFQMELGLSVKCGQFGEFEEGVRALLIDKDGQPVWRYQSIENVPVDVIADFFESPWSAQTHPLKSLLKD; from the coding sequence ATGAGCGCTGTAATTTTCCGTGAAGTTGAAGCGATTTCAGGATTAAAAATCGGCATTGCCACTTTAAATGCCGAAAAATCCCTAAATGCACTTAACTTCGAAATGGTTTCTTTGTTAACTCCGCAGCTTAAACTTTGGCAAAGCGATAAAACCATTGCCATGGTGTTATTGCAAGGTGCAGGTGAAAAAGCATTTTGCGCTGGCGGTGATGTTGTCAGTCTATATAAAGCGATGAACGACGCCACCAAGAATGAGTATGTTGAGCGTTTTTTTAGTGCAGAGTATGAGCTTGATTATTTAATTCATTGCTTTGAAAAGCCTCTACTTGTATGGGGCAATGGCATCATTATGGGTGGCGGGCTTGGTTTGATGGCGGGTGCAAGTCATCGAGTCGTCACCGAAACCTCACGTATTGCAATGCCTGAAATTACCATTGGTTTATACCCTGACGTTGGAGGCAGTTATTTTCTAACAAAAATGCCTGAGCAACTCGGTTTATTTTTAGGCCTAACCGGTGCATCAATTAATAGTGAAGATGCCAAATATGTCGGCTTAGCAGACTACTTTTTGAAAGCGGAATTTAAAAATAAGTTATTTGATGAGTTGGTTGTGACCAATTGGGGCCAAACAGTCGCGTTAAACCATCAAAAACTCGACTCAGTACTGTTAAAACTACAACAAGAGTCAGGCAAGCCGCTGCAATCGAATATCAAGGCAAATTTAGCTGTTATTAAGCAAATGAATGCGTTAGCAACACTTAATGAAAAAATAAGCTTTTTAGCCAATGTAGACACTGACAATGTGTGGTTGCAAAAAGCAATTAAGAGCCTGAAACACGGCAGTCCGCTGAGCATGTGTTTAATTGAACAGCAACTTATTCGTGGTCAAGATTTACCCTTGGCGGAATGCTTTCAAATGGAATTAGGCTTGTCAGTGAAATGTGGTCAATTTGGTGAGTTTGAAGAAGGTGTACGCGCATTATTAATCGATAAGGATGGCCAGCCAGTGTGGCGCTATCAGTCGATTGAGAATGTTCCCGTTGATGTTATTGCTGATTTTTTTGAATCACCATGGAGTGCACAGACCCATCCACTAAAAAGTTTATTGAAGGATTAG
- a CDS encoding protein kinase domain-containing protein, whose protein sequence is MTLNKSIHNFYINEEQSIYLLSHHDAKKHKQWLKICSKQLTLLGYEQVELIGSGAFGFVFAGVDDEQEQWVFKFSRITLAQAVRDRLEDEAYMLSQIDNPYVPKFYAFERIKKQGILMMARAPGEDLEKFSLRKGKLSPQFITQLALKLHSILLDLRNNKIGMSPAPIAHGDIKPSNLVWNDTSKQLSLVDWGSSVYAQEDGLGNPIASNIMDLMSHDLQHSNARMGDVYFIGDEQMAGMKSSPRFDEQGVASTLYALASAQSCRFGNTVIPAASLGLPMELARVIDGMLSKNKTERDQAGDYFIRNMPKIAKTYLPEIPVQETKNKIPFWFAEATTEPETVVYSSRKSFLRQADAELVLVDVNDAQLDRYYRDFLLDMGDTEKAFLASISRLAKYPVVGGLSFHWKDEQLFIESSLILHQQSLKKAFTDAVNNTVKLAQGIVQKGLFKCCLFDARTTIQLARNKNGQLVYDTLPIIGYQVMNVNVSEITRPHSYFEDGKDPDEQLTLPKEMLKGVFALNQIHHTGCIIVESLPDRLKVHHYYRLLDPTKEQQFNSLLQKIMASIVTITDFGVAGFMKLPYKNTRQFDLCAVQAEHFYPRNPKQFLSQG, encoded by the coding sequence ATGACACTCAATAAATCTATTCATAATTTTTATATCAATGAAGAGCAATCGATTTATTTGTTATCGCATCATGATGCAAAAAAACATAAGCAATGGTTAAAAATTTGTTCTAAACAATTGACGCTTTTAGGGTATGAACAAGTTGAACTTATTGGCTCAGGTGCCTTTGGTTTTGTCTTTGCAGGCGTAGACGATGAGCAAGAGCAGTGGGTTTTTAAGTTTTCACGTATTACCCTTGCACAAGCGGTACGAGACCGCCTTGAAGATGAAGCGTATATGCTGTCTCAAATTGATAATCCTTATGTACCTAAGTTTTATGCATTTGAACGAATAAAAAAACAGGGCATTTTAATGATGGCCCGAGCTCCAGGCGAAGATTTAGAAAAATTTTCGCTGCGTAAAGGTAAATTATCGCCACAATTTATCACCCAACTTGCGCTTAAATTACACAGTATTTTACTCGACTTGCGTAACAATAAAATAGGGATGTCACCAGCGCCCATTGCTCATGGCGATATCAAACCATCAAATCTAGTCTGGAATGATACTAGCAAACAATTATCTTTGGTTGATTGGGGCTCATCAGTTTACGCACAAGAAGATGGCTTGGGTAATCCTATCGCTTCAAACATCATGGATTTAATGTCTCATGATTTACAACACTCCAATGCACGTATGGGAGATGTTTATTTTATTGGTGATGAACAAATGGCGGGCATGAAATCATCCCCACGATTTGATGAGCAAGGTGTTGCATCAACACTTTACGCTTTAGCTTCAGCGCAGTCTTGTCGCTTTGGTAATACTGTGATTCCCGCAGCCAGTTTAGGGTTACCAATGGAACTTGCTCGCGTTATTGATGGTATGTTGTCAAAAAATAAAACTGAGCGAGACCAAGCTGGTGATTATTTCATTCGTAATATGCCCAAAATTGCGAAAACATATTTACCCGAAATACCAGTACAAGAAACCAAAAACAAAATTCCTTTTTGGTTTGCGGAAGCTACCACAGAGCCCGAGACCGTAGTATATAGCTCGCGTAAATCTTTTTTGCGCCAAGCGGATGCAGAGCTGGTACTCGTTGATGTTAACGATGCGCAGCTCGATCGTTATTATCGTGATTTTTTACTTGATATGGGCGATACCGAAAAAGCATTTTTGGCTTCTATTAGTCGTTTGGCGAAATATCCAGTGGTTGGAGGGCTTAGTTTTCATTGGAAAGATGAGCAGTTATTCATAGAATCGAGTCTTATTTTGCATCAACAATCACTAAAAAAAGCATTTACAGATGCAGTTAATAATACGGTGAAATTAGCTCAAGGTATTGTACAAAAGGGCTTGTTTAAGTGCTGTTTATTTGATGCGCGCACAACAATTCAACTAGCCCGTAATAAAAATGGCCAATTAGTTTATGACACATTACCGATCATTGGTTATCAAGTTATGAATGTCAACGTGAGTGAAATAACCCGCCCACATTCTTATTTTGAAGATGGAAAAGACCCAGATGAGCAGCTCACGTTACCCAAAGAAATGCTCAAAGGGGTATTTGCGCTGAACCAAATACACCATACCGGATGTATTATTGTTGAATCTTTACCTGATAGGCTCAAAGTGCATCATTATTATCGTTTACTTGATCCAACTAAAGAGCAGCAATTTAATAGTTTACTGCAAAAAATAATGGCCAGTATAGTGACGATCACAGATTTTGGGGTGGCTGGTTTTATGAAATTACCCTACAAAAATACGCGGCAGTTTGATTTATGTGCTGTTCAAGCCGAGCATTTTTATCCTCGCAATCCAAAGCAATTCCTAAGCCAAGGCTAA
- the mmsB gene encoding 3-hydroxyisobutyrate dehydrogenase: MANIGFIGLGNMGGPMAANLVKAGHVVTVFDLSQQAMQTLADVGAKVASDVIECAVNQDITISMLPAGKHVKGLYLGEKGLINHLSKTSLVIDCSTIDAASAKEVGSQLQKAGIQFVDAPVSGGVAGATNGTLTFIVGGSDESFSRAKTVLCDMGKNIFHAGELGAGQVAKICNNMLLSILMAGTSEALQMGIDNGLDPKVLSEIMLQSSGRNWTLELYNPCPDVLPNVPSSRGYTGGFMVDLMAKDLGLAIEAANQSNSATPMGALAKNLYNLMQNQGMGGEDFSAIFKLFSKQG; the protein is encoded by the coding sequence ATGGCGAATATTGGTTTTATTGGTTTAGGAAATATGGGCGGCCCGATGGCTGCAAATCTTGTTAAAGCCGGCCATGTTGTTACCGTATTTGATTTAAGTCAACAAGCAATGCAAACACTGGCTGATGTTGGTGCTAAAGTTGCCAGTGATGTGATTGAATGCGCTGTTAATCAAGATATTACCATCAGTATGTTGCCTGCGGGTAAACATGTTAAAGGACTTTATCTGGGTGAAAAAGGTTTAATCAATCATCTATCAAAAACGAGTTTAGTGATTGATTGCAGCACGATTGATGCAGCAAGTGCTAAAGAAGTAGGCTCTCAATTACAAAAAGCGGGGATCCAATTTGTTGATGCTCCGGTATCGGGGGGAGTTGCTGGCGCTACGAATGGCACATTAACATTTATTGTCGGTGGCAGTGATGAGAGTTTTAGCCGTGCAAAAACAGTGTTATGCGATATGGGTAAAAATATCTTTCATGCCGGTGAATTAGGCGCAGGCCAAGTGGCTAAAATTTGCAATAACATGTTGCTCAGTATTTTAATGGCCGGCACCAGCGAAGCGTTGCAAATGGGCATAGATAACGGGCTCGACCCAAAAGTATTATCTGAAATTATGCTGCAAAGCTCTGGGCGTAACTGGACGTTAGAGCTTTATAATCCGTGTCCAGATGTATTACCTAATGTGCCTTCATCTCGAGGTTATACTGGTGGCTTTATGGTTGATTTAATGGCCAAAGATCTTGGTTTAGCTATTGAAGCTGCCAATCAAAGTAATTCAGCGACTCCGATGGGGGCACTGGCGAAAAACTTATACAACTTGATGCAAAATCAAGGCATGGGCGGTGAAGATTTTTCGGCCATTTTTAAATTATTTTCTAAACAGGGCTAG
- the fabA gene encoding 3-hydroxyacyl-[acyl-carrier-protein] dehydratase FabA — protein sequence MTQKNSFTKEELVACGRGEMFGEGNCRLPSDNMLMMDRIITINDDGGEHGKGQIVAELDINPDLWFFACHFKGDPVMPGCLGLDAMWQLVGFFLGWSGGPGLGRALGVGEVKFTGQVLPTAKKVTYRLEMKRVIKRKLFMGLADGTVEVDGRVIYEAKDLKVGLFQDTSSF from the coding sequence ATGACTCAAAAAAATAGTTTTACAAAAGAAGAATTAGTGGCCTGTGGCCGTGGTGAGATGTTTGGTGAGGGTAATTGTCGTTTACCAAGTGACAATATGTTGATGATGGATCGTATCATTACCATCAATGACGATGGCGGCGAGCACGGTAAGGGTCAGATTGTTGCTGAACTCGACATCAACCCTGATTTATGGTTTTTCGCTTGTCACTTTAAAGGTGATCCAGTGATGCCAGGTTGTTTAGGTCTCGATGCCATGTGGCAATTAGTTGGTTTCTTTCTTGGTTGGTCGGGCGGCCCTGGTTTAGGTCGCGCACTTGGCGTAGGTGAAGTAAAATTCACTGGTCAAGTATTACCAACGGCTAAAAAAGTAACCTATCGCTTAGAGATGAAGCGTGTTATTAAACGTAAATTATTTATGGGTTTAGCAGATGGTACGGTTGAAGTAGATGGCCGTGTTATTTATGAAGCAAAAGATTTAAAAGTTGGTTTATTCCAAGATACTAGCAGCTTCTAA
- a CDS encoding enoyl-CoA hydratase translates to MTAQIKVEKRGTIAILTMSNPPANTWTRDTLVNLKEIVTELNLDKNIYSLVITGEGEKFFSAGADLNVFASGDKGIAADMSRVFGEAFETLSDFRGVSIAAINGFAMGGGLEVALACDIRIAEAQAQMALPEAKVGLLPCAGGTQNLAWLVGEGWAKRMILCGERLKADKALEIGLVEEVVETGSSLQAALALAEKVEQQSPVAVTACKALIQKGRFGTINSALPLERELFVTLFDSKDQTEGVNAFLEKRAPKWVNG, encoded by the coding sequence ATGACAGCACAAATTAAGGTTGAAAAACGCGGTACAATTGCCATTTTAACCATGTCGAATCCGCCAGCGAATACCTGGACACGTGATACCTTAGTAAACTTAAAAGAAATTGTCACAGAGCTCAATCTCGACAAAAATATTTATTCGTTAGTGATCACCGGTGAAGGTGAAAAGTTTTTTTCAGCCGGCGCTGATTTAAATGTATTTGCTTCGGGTGATAAAGGCATTGCTGCCGATATGTCACGCGTATTTGGCGAGGCCTTTGAAACATTGAGCGATTTTCGTGGTGTTTCAATTGCCGCCATTAATGGATTTGCAATGGGCGGTGGATTAGAAGTAGCTCTTGCATGTGATATCCGCATTGCAGAGGCGCAAGCTCAAATGGCTTTACCTGAAGCAAAAGTTGGCTTATTACCTTGTGCAGGCGGTACACAAAACCTTGCCTGGCTGGTTGGTGAAGGCTGGGCAAAACGCATGATCTTATGTGGCGAGCGGTTAAAAGCTGACAAAGCCCTTGAAATTGGTTTAGTTGAAGAAGTTGTCGAAACAGGGAGTTCATTACAAGCCGCACTCGCGCTTGCAGAAAAAGTTGAGCAACAAAGCCCAGTTGCGGTCACTGCATGTAAAGCATTAATTCAAAAAGGTCGATTTGGCACCATTAATAGCGCTTTACCCCTTGAACGTGAACTATTTGTGACACTGTTTGATAGTAAAGATCAAACAGAAGGTGTAAATGCGTTTTTAGAAAAACGTGCGCCAAAATGGGTTAATGGCTAA
- a CDS encoding acyl-CoA dehydrogenase family protein: MDFNLTEDQQAFAETARQFAQTELAPNAALWDREHIFPKEVIKAAGELGFCGLYTPEEAGGLGLSRLDSSIIFEQLAMGCTATTAMLTIHNMATWMIASFATDAIKNQYVDQLVMGQLLASYCLTEPGSGSDAASLKTKAEKQGDNYVLNGSKMFISGAGETEVLVVMARTGGEGAAGISAFVVPADAKGVIYGKAEEKMGWNAQPTRLITFENVIISQDNLLGQEGEGFKFAMQGLDGGRINIATCSIGTAQQALNTAKNYMQEREQFGKPLAAFQALQFKLADMNTELVAARHMVRLAAFKLDQNDPEKTAYCAMAKRFATDVGFKVCDDALQIHGGYGYIKEYPLERHVRDVRVHQILEGTNEIMRLIVGRRLLAQGAGDIL; encoded by the coding sequence ATGGACTTTAATCTTACCGAAGATCAACAAGCCTTCGCAGAAACCGCGCGTCAGTTTGCGCAAACCGAACTTGCCCCTAATGCAGCTCTTTGGGACAGAGAACATATATTTCCAAAAGAGGTCATCAAAGCTGCAGGTGAATTAGGCTTTTGTGGTTTATATACCCCCGAAGAAGCCGGAGGCTTAGGACTTTCTCGTTTAGACTCAAGCATCATTTTTGAACAACTAGCCATGGGCTGTACGGCAACCACGGCGATGCTCACAATCCATAATATGGCCACCTGGATGATCGCAAGTTTTGCAACTGATGCCATTAAAAACCAATATGTAGACCAATTAGTAATGGGACAGTTATTGGCGTCATATTGTTTAACCGAACCTGGTTCAGGATCGGATGCCGCATCGCTTAAAACAAAAGCCGAGAAACAAGGTGATAACTATGTTTTAAACGGCTCAAAAATGTTTATTTCAGGCGCCGGTGAAACCGAAGTCTTAGTGGTGATGGCACGTACAGGTGGCGAAGGTGCGGCGGGTATTTCTGCTTTTGTTGTTCCTGCAGATGCCAAAGGCGTTATTTACGGCAAAGCAGAAGAAAAGATGGGCTGGAATGCTCAGCCAACACGTCTCATTACCTTTGAAAACGTCATCATTAGCCAAGATAATTTACTCGGTCAAGAAGGTGAAGGCTTTAAATTTGCTATGCAAGGCCTAGATGGCGGTCGCATTAATATTGCAACCTGTTCAATTGGCACTGCCCAACAAGCACTCAATACCGCTAAAAATTACATGCAAGAGCGTGAACAATTTGGCAAACCACTTGCAGCTTTTCAAGCGCTGCAATTTAAACTCGCTGATATGAATACTGAACTTGTAGCGGCACGTCATATGGTGCGTTTAGCTGCATTTAAACTCGATCAAAATGATCCAGAAAAAACAGCTTATTGCGCCATGGCAAAACGCTTTGCCACCGATGTTGGGTTTAAAGTGTGTGATGATGCCCTGCAAATTCATGGCGGTTACGGCTACATCAAAGAATACCCACTTGAGCGCCACGTGCGTGATGTACGCGTTCATCAAATTTTAGAAGGGACTAACGAAATCATGCGATTGATCGTTGGTCGTCGTTTATTAGCGCAAGGCGCTGGTGATATTTTATAA
- the rmf gene encoding ribosome modulation factor: MKRQKRDRLERAHAQGFKAGLAGRSKEMCPYENLDPRSHWLGGWREAIENRIMYKV, translated from the coding sequence ATGAAGAGACAAAAACGAGATCGTCTTGAAAGAGCACACGCACAGGGTTTTAAAGCTGGATTAGCTGGACGCTCTAAAGAAATGTGCCCATATGAAAACTTAGATCCACGATCTCATTGGCTCGGGGGGTGGCGAGAAGCCATCGAAAATCGAATTATGTATAAAGTTTAA
- a CDS encoding SDR family oxidoreductase: protein MDIKNKTIVITGGAQGLGFAMAERFAAQGANLALVDMNRELLDNACNSLNQLGISAKGYVANVSNEEQVEATFLAINQDFGSIDGLINNAGILRDGMFIKAKEGKVIAKMSLEQFQSVIDVNLTGVFLCGREAAQYMIENATGGVIINMSSVARSGNIGQTNYSASKAGVVAMTTTWARELGRFGIRVGAIAPGVIRTAMTDAMKPEAKERMIAMKPVGRFGEAEEVAHTAHYIFENDFFTGRVIEIDGGIRL from the coding sequence ATGGATATTAAAAACAAGACGATTGTGATCACAGGTGGCGCCCAAGGGCTTGGGTTTGCAATGGCTGAGCGTTTTGCAGCGCAAGGGGCAAATCTTGCACTAGTTGATATGAACCGCGAATTACTCGATAACGCTTGTAATAGCCTAAATCAATTAGGAATTAGCGCCAAGGGGTATGTTGCAAATGTGAGTAACGAAGAACAAGTCGAAGCAACGTTCTTAGCCATCAATCAAGATTTTGGTTCTATTGATGGTTTGATTAACAATGCCGGCATATTACGTGATGGCATGTTTATTAAAGCAAAAGAAGGCAAAGTGATTGCAAAAATGTCTCTTGAGCAATTTCAGTCAGTCATTGATGTTAATTTAACTGGCGTGTTTTTATGTGGCCGCGAAGCTGCTCAGTATATGATTGAAAATGCCACTGGTGGTGTGATCATCAATATGTCGAGTGTGGCGCGCTCAGGTAACATAGGGCAAACTAATTATTCGGCTTCTAAAGCCGGAGTAGTAGCAATGACAACAACCTGGGCGCGTGAATTAGGCCGATTTGGTATTCGTGTTGGGGCAATTGCACCGGGGGTTATTCGCACCGCAATGACCGATGCGATGAAACCAGAGGCAAAAGAGCGCATGATAGCGATGAAACCGGTTGGTCGTTTTGGTGAAGCCGAAGAGGTTGCCCATACAGCTCACTATATTTTCGAAAATGACTTTTTTACTGGTCGTGTTATCGAAATAGATGGCGGTATTCGTTTATAA
- a CDS encoding 6-carboxytetrahydropterin synthase gives MILFVNDLTVIDFSYLCHQRGAVGESWIVDLTLHGSLNAQSMVLDFALVKKQVKRIIDEQIDHKLAVPKHPNVTVTHQDVQTNVSFNYADAQLALSCPAQAYCFIESPEINIASVTEYLIKTIMPQLPQNIDKIEITLRPEKIDTFYYHYSHGLKKHDGNCQRIVHGHRSKIEIYENGMKSPRLQKQWAELWQDIYLVSEEDIITAGQLKFISAHENSLCCAYIAPQGYFELAINQNRTHLLPYDTTVECIAQYIAEQLKAQNPNNDFKVVAYEGVAKGSIAYA, from the coding sequence ATGATCCTTTTTGTGAACGATCTAACTGTCATTGATTTTTCTTATTTATGTCATCAGCGTGGCGCGGTCGGTGAAAGCTGGATTGTTGATTTAACGCTTCATGGTAGCCTTAATGCGCAATCTATGGTGCTAGATTTCGCCTTAGTAAAAAAACAGGTTAAACGCATCATTGATGAGCAAATAGACCATAAATTAGCGGTGCCAAAGCACCCTAATGTCACGGTAACGCATCAAGATGTTCAAACCAACGTCAGTTTTAACTATGCCGATGCTCAACTAGCGCTAAGTTGTCCAGCGCAAGCGTATTGTTTTATCGAATCACCAGAAATTAACATTGCATCGGTAACCGAATACCTTATCAAAACGATTATGCCTCAATTGCCTCAAAACATTGATAAAATTGAAATTACCTTACGTCCAGAAAAAATTGATACCTTTTATTATCATTACAGTCATGGTTTAAAAAAACATGATGGTAATTGTCAACGTATCGTCCATGGCCATCGTTCAAAAATTGAAATTTATGAAAATGGTATGAAAAGTCCTCGTTTACAAAAACAGTGGGCAGAACTGTGGCAAGATATCTATTTAGTCAGCGAAGAAGATATTATTACAGCTGGCCAACTTAAATTTATCAGCGCACACGAGAACAGTCTTTGCTGCGCGTATATCGCACCACAAGGCTATTTTGAATTAGCAATTAATCAAAATCGTACTCATTTATTACCCTACGACACCACAGTTGAATGTATTGCCCAATACATAGCTGAACAGTTAAAAGCGCAAAATCCGAATAATGATTTTAAAGTGGTAGCCTATGAAGGGGTTGCAAAAGGGTCTATTGCGTATGCTTAA
- a CDS encoding CoA-acylating methylmalonate-semialdehyde dehydrogenase: MHKVPLYIAGEMCQSETSQWIDVLNPATQEIIAQVPCTTNEEMARAITSAKETFKTWKEVQISERARIMMRYAALLKEHHDEIATIICHELGKTFEDAKGDLWRGIEVVEQAANAPSMMMGETVENVARGIDTYSYMQPLGVCAGITPFNFPAMIPLWMFPMAIVCGNTFILKPSEQDPLTPMRLVELFEEAGAPKGVLQVVHGTKPQVDILLEDPAIRAISFVGSCGVGEYIYSKGTANLKRVQACVGAKNHMVIMPDAKKERLISNLVGASVGAAGQRCMGISVAVFVGQTKEWINDLKEAFSQVRPGVWDDPKAAYGPQTTPQAKARILSLIANGKKQGATCLLDGSDFTVEGYEQGNWVGPTLFTDVTTEMDLYKEEIFGPVLACICVDTLDEAIALINNSPYGNGTSLFTACGAAARKFQHEIEVGQVGINVPIPVPLPFFSFTGWKGSFYGDQHTYGKQGIRFYTETKTITARWFEDDIATGPNMSINLK, encoded by the coding sequence ATGCATAAAGTTCCATTATATATCGCAGGCGAGATGTGCCAATCTGAGACATCACAATGGATAGATGTACTCAATCCAGCCACGCAAGAAATCATTGCACAAGTTCCGTGTACTACCAATGAAGAAATGGCCCGTGCTATTACATCGGCTAAAGAAACATTTAAAACATGGAAAGAGGTACAAATTTCTGAACGTGCACGCATCATGATGCGTTATGCAGCGCTATTAAAAGAACATCATGATGAAATTGCCACTATTATCTGTCACGAACTCGGTAAAACATTTGAAGATGCCAAAGGTGACTTGTGGCGCGGTATTGAAGTGGTAGAGCAAGCAGCCAATGCACCGTCGATGATGATGGGTGAAACGGTTGAAAACGTAGCTCGTGGTATTGATACCTATTCATATATGCAACCACTGGGTGTTTGCGCGGGGATCACGCCGTTTAATTTCCCAGCCATGATCCCACTGTGGATGTTTCCAATGGCGATTGTGTGCGGTAATACTTTTATTCTGAAACCATCAGAACAAGACCCACTTACGCCAATGCGTTTAGTGGAGCTGTTTGAAGAAGCAGGTGCGCCTAAAGGGGTTTTACAAGTAGTTCACGGCACTAAACCTCAAGTAGATATCTTGCTTGAAGACCCTGCAATTCGTGCTATTTCATTTGTTGGTTCATGTGGTGTTGGTGAATACATTTACAGCAAAGGCACTGCAAATTTAAAGCGAGTCCAAGCCTGTGTGGGTGCAAAAAACCACATGGTCATTATGCCTGATGCAAAAAAAGAGCGTTTAATTAGTAACCTAGTGGGTGCTTCTGTGGGCGCTGCCGGTCAACGTTGCATGGGTATTTCGGTTGCTGTATTTGTTGGTCAAACTAAAGAATGGATCAACGATTTAAAAGAAGCCTTTTCTCAAGTGCGACCTGGTGTGTGGGATGACCCAAAAGCGGCTTATGGTCCACAAACCACCCCTCAAGCAAAAGCGCGTATTTTATCGTTAATTGCAAATGGCAAAAAACAAGGTGCAACGTGTTTACTTGATGGCTCTGATTTTACAGTTGAAGGCTATGAGCAAGGTAACTGGGTCGGCCCTACATTATTTACTGACGTTACAACTGAAATGGATTTATACAAAGAAGAAATCTTTGGTCCAGTATTGGCTTGTATTTGTGTTGATACCCTTGATGAAGCCATTGCATTAATTAACAACAGCCCTTACGGTAACGGCACTTCACTATTTACAGCATGTGGTGCGGCAGCACGTAAATTCCAACATGAAATTGAAGTAGGCCAAGTCGGCATTAATGTGCCTATTCCGGTACCACTGCCGTTTTTCTCATTCACGGGTTGGAAAGGGTCGTTTTATGGCGATCAACACACCTATGGCAAACAGGGCATTCGTTTTTATACCGAAACAAAAACGATTACCGCGCGCTGGTTCGAAGATGACATCGCAACTGGCCCAAATATGAGTATTAACTTGAAGTAA